From a region of the Agrobacterium tumefaciens genome:
- a CDS encoding AlpA family phage regulatory protein has product MFQQNPAPAPERRILRRAEVEAKTGFKRAHIYSLMKEGKFPKAMRLGVRAVGWDSAEIDQWITDRLKERV; this is encoded by the coding sequence ATGTTTCAACAGAATCCCGCTCCGGCACCGGAGCGGCGCATACTGCGCCGTGCAGAAGTTGAGGCAAAGACGGGCTTCAAACGCGCCCATATCTACAGCCTCATGAAAGAGGGCAAGTTTCCCAAGGCCATGCGACTTGGCGTTCGCGCCGTTGGCTGGGACTCGGCCGAGATCGACCAATGGATCACCGACCGCCTTAAAGAGCGCGTCTGA
- a CDS encoding alpha/beta hydrolase, with product MPTRAGGIRARVYAPPVGEPQPVTVFFHGGGFCIGDLETTDSLCRSLAIHSRSIVVSVDYRLAPEAPFPAGVEDAQDSVAWVARHPASFGGDATRLAVAGNSSGGNFAAVVAQWARDERIDLRHQLLLFPVTDISRESASYAAFAEGYFMTADMMRWFRRHYLPAAGLAIDPRASPLLQGDLAGVAPATIFTAEYDVLRDEGEAYGDALRRASVPAHYKRWNGQIHDFTLMAEHITDADTALREAGEALRLALHAR from the coding sequence ATCCCCACCCGTGCAGGCGGCATCCGGGCGCGCGTGTATGCACCGCCGGTTGGCGAACCTCAGCCGGTCACGGTGTTCTTCCACGGCGGCGGCTTCTGCATCGGCGACCTGGAGACGACCGACAGCCTTTGTCGCAGCCTGGCCATTCATTCGCGCAGCATCGTGGTTTCGGTGGACTATCGGCTCGCTCCCGAGGCGCCGTTCCCTGCCGGTGTGGAAGATGCGCAGGACAGCGTGGCATGGGTAGCCCGGCACCCCGCATCCTTCGGTGGCGACGCCACGCGCCTGGCGGTGGCCGGGAACAGTTCCGGCGGCAACTTCGCGGCGGTCGTGGCGCAGTGGGCGCGCGATGAGCGGATCGACTTGCGCCATCAGCTCCTGCTGTTTCCCGTCACCGATATCAGCCGTGAGTCGGCGTCCTATGCTGCGTTCGCCGAGGGCTACTTCATGACGGCGGACATGATGCGCTGGTTCCGGCGGCACTACCTGCCTGCGGCCGGCCTGGCGATTGATCCGCGCGCATCTCCGCTGCTGCAGGGTGATCTGGCCGGGGTCGCGCCAGCGACGATCTTCACTGCCGAATACGACGTGCTGCGCGACGAAGGCGAAGCCTACGGGGACGCGCTGCGGCGGGCGAGCGTGCCGGCCCACTACAAACGCTGGAATGGGCAAATCCACGACTTCACGCTGATGGCCGAGCACATCACCGATGCGGACACGGCATTGCGGGAAGCGGGAGAAGCCCTGCGTCTGGCACTGCACGCACGATAG
- a CDS encoding LysR family transcriptional regulator, whose product MRIRHLHYFLIVAEEQSFARAAARVHIEPSPLSRAIQELENQLGVRLLHRAKGRIRLTWPGEVFREEARRMLSFMDNAKSRVHSASQGYRGRLRIGLADSLAQPRLTQLLARCREEEPRTEVRISEMTVNEMLQALRHDQIDVGFTVDGEATDGYVKEMVWAERPAIAIPTHHPLLAFDKIPLAEALRYPLILCHPERCAGGHNVIRRWFHDGALPSPSVAEYVSGHEPMIMLVAAGYGIGIGLESQVALYSHPDVIIRQVVDEVPNTATFVVVPEKPASLELERFIKRAQEIGKTSAG is encoded by the coding sequence ATGAGGATACGCCACCTGCACTATTTCTTGATCGTCGCCGAAGAGCAGAGCTTTGCTCGCGCCGCAGCCAGGGTCCATATCGAACCCTCGCCACTGTCCCGAGCCATCCAGGAGCTGGAGAACCAGCTTGGCGTCAGGCTTCTCCACCGCGCCAAGGGGCGGATACGGCTGACCTGGCCAGGCGAGGTGTTCCGAGAAGAAGCACGACGCATGCTTTCTTTCATGGACAACGCGAAGTCTCGCGTTCACTCAGCCTCGCAGGGCTACCGCGGTCGGCTGCGTATCGGCCTTGCCGATAGTCTTGCTCAGCCACGGCTCACGCAATTGCTCGCACGCTGCAGAGAAGAGGAACCTCGCACCGAAGTTCGGATCTCCGAAATGACCGTCAACGAAATGCTCCAGGCCCTCCGCCATGATCAGATCGATGTCGGTTTCACGGTGGACGGCGAAGCTACTGATGGATACGTCAAGGAGATGGTCTGGGCCGAGCGCCCCGCGATCGCCATCCCCACCCACCATCCGTTGCTTGCCTTCGACAAGATCCCTCTGGCCGAAGCTCTCCGCTATCCACTGATCCTTTGCCACCCGGAGCGGTGCGCGGGCGGCCATAATGTCATTCGTCGCTGGTTCCATGATGGCGCATTGCCCTCACCCTCCGTTGCCGAGTATGTTTCAGGGCATGAGCCGATGATAATGCTCGTCGCCGCAGGCTATGGCATCGGGATCGGCCTGGAGTCGCAGGTCGCGCTCTACAGCCATCCCGATGTCATCATCAGACAGGTCGTGGACGAGGTTCCCAACACGGCGACGTTCGTTGTGGTGCCGGAGAAGCCGGCCTCCCTAGAGCTGGAGCGCTTCATAAAGCGAGCGCAGGAAATCGGCAAAACCTCGGCCGGCTGA